Proteins encoded together in one Penaeus vannamei isolate JL-2024 chromosome 11, ASM4276789v1, whole genome shotgun sequence window:
- the LOC138863302 gene encoding piggyBac transposable element-derived protein 4-like, protein MRCILITGTPPHVNADGVVHLNCKHMLQDLHVKARGDLEYRSSGMGLLCLQWFDKKPVTMLSTVYKSEMVTISDRHGRQRVKPNVVVGMKWVDLSNQLAQSYPSTRKSIKWTTKIPYKLVEMTVANSFLVHKALGGKLTQRAFRKGLIREILRNFHQSSRKEHTICQPYLGEDRLQGGHHIHALELAPGGRCRSCKVCYACGTRCETKYICGHCKVALCVLECFHTYHTQGNYV, encoded by the coding sequence ATGAGGTGCATACTGATAACTGGTACACCTCCCCATGTCAATGCAGATGGGGTTGTCCATCTCAACTGCAAACATATGCTGCAGGACCTGCATGTAAAGGCCCGTGGTGATTTGGAATATCGTAGCTCGGGGATGGGCTTATTATGCCTTCAGTGGTTCGACAAGAAGCCTGTCACAATGTTGTCGACGGTCTACAAAAGCGAGATGGTCACAATCTCTGACCGGCATGGTCGACAGAGGGTCAAACCTAATGTGGTTGTCGGGATGAAGTGGGTGGACTTGAGCAACCAGCTGGCTCAGTCTTACCCAAGCACTCGCAAGTCCATCAAGTGGACAACCAAGATCCCATACAAACTTGTTGAGATGACGGTCGCCAATTCCTTCTTGGTGCATAAAGCACTGGGAGGGAAATTGACTCAGCGGGCCTTCAGGAAGGGGCTCATTCGTGAGATCCTGAGGAATTTCCATCAGTCCTCGAGGAAGGAACATACCATCTGTCAGCCATACCTGGGAGAGGATCGTCTCCAGGGAGGACATCATATCCATGCACTGGAACTCGCACCTGGCGGCAGATGCCGCAGCTGCAAGGTGTGCTACGCATGTGGCACACGCTGTGAAACCAAATATATTTGTGGCCACTGCAAAGTGGCTCTTTGTGTTTTGGAGTGTTTCCACACATACCACACCCAAGGAAACTATGTATGa